In Mycobacterium branderi, the DNA window GTCCACCACGCGGCGCACGGTGCGGGCCACCTCGTCGCGCTGGTCGGTGTCCAGTCCGGGCAGCCGGTTCTCCAACCGCAGCAACTCCGCTTCGACGACGTCGGCGGCGCGCTGGCGCAGCGCGGTCACCGTCGGGGTCACCTCGGCCATCCGCTGACCGGCCAGGTACGTGGCGACCTCGGCGGCGACGATGTGGCGGGCGGCTTCGGCGTCGGCGGCTGCGGCCCGCGCCGACGGCTCCCGCTGGATGCGGTCCATGTCGACGACCCAGACACCGGGCAGGCCGGCCACCGCGGGGTCGACGTCGCGCGGCATGCCCAGGTCGCAGATCACCAGCGGCTGGGTGGTTTCGTCGCGGCGGGCGGCGGCCAGGGCGTGGTGCACGTCGGCCAGCGACACGACCGGGCGCACCGCACCGGTGCAGCTGACGACGACGTCGGCGTCGGCCAGTGCCGCCGGGAGCCGGTCGAGAGCCCAGGCTTCGGCTTGGGCACCGGCTTCACGGACCTTGCGGGCCAGCCGCTGCGCCCGCGGCAGCGACCGGTTGACGACGTGGACATGCTCGACGCCGGCGCGGGTCAGATGCGCCGCGGCCAGCGCGCCCATCGCCCCGGCGCCGATCACCGCGGCGGTCTTGCCGTTGAGCCCGACCAGCTTGCTGTCGGCCATGCCGAGCGCCACCGACACCACCGATGCGCCGGCGGCGTCGATCGCCGTTTCGCTGTGCACCCGCTTGCCCACCGCCAGCGCGCGCTGAGCCAGCTCGTGCAGCACCCGCCCGACGGTGCGATTGGCCTCGGCGGTCGCATAGGCGCGGCGCACCTGGCCCAGCACCTGCCGTTCGCCGAGCACTGCTGAATCCAGGCCGCTGGCCACCGCGAACAGATGCTCGACGGCGGCCTCGCTGTAGCGCACGTAGGCGTATTTGGTCAGGTCGCCCAGCGACATTCCGGAATGCTCGGAGAGCACCTGCCCGATGACCGACAGGCCGCCGTGGAAGGCGTCGACCACGGCGTAGACCTCGACCCGGTTGCAGGTGGACAGCACCATGGCCTCGGTGACCAGCGGCGACTGCAAAACCCGGTCGATGATTTTGATCTGGTCGGACTCGTCGGTGGACAGCTGCTCCAGAACGGAAACCGGCGCGCTGCGGTGTGATACCCCGAAGAGCAGGACGCTCACGGCTTAATCACCTGGCCTGCTCCCTTGCTTTCACCAGTGAACGAACTGACATCCACGGTAGTCGTTCGGCTGGTGGGCTACCAAATTTCACCGCGCGGCAAGATCGGCACGCAGGCGCTCCTCGTCGACCTCCCAGTAGCTGTGCTCGCGGCCGTCGAGCAGCACCACCGGCAGCCGGTCGCCGAATTCCGCCCGCAGCGCGGGATTCCCGGCGGCCGCGGCGGCGTCGACGTCGGTGGCCGACAGGTCGAACCCCAATTCGGCGGCCAGCGCGGCCAGTTGAGAGTAAGCGCGCTCACAGATGCTGCATCCGTCACGGGTCAGCAGCTGCACCTGCGGGCGGTCCACGACCCCAGTGTGCAGCAGTTGCCGGATAGTGTTGTGGCGTGATGGCTTTTGCCGACTCGGGCCATGAGCAGCCCGGTCGCTTCGACCTTCAGGCGCTGGCGTCCAACGCCAGCGCCGAACGCGCGCTCGACGGCCTGCACGAGGATGACGCGCCCGGCCCCGAGCAGCCTCCGGTCGACCTGACAGCGGCGGCGTTCTTCGACGTGGACAACACTTTGGTGCAGGGTTCGTCGCTGGTGCATTTCGGCCGAGGCCTGGCGGCCCGCAAATACTTCACCTACCGCGACGTGCTCGGGTTCATTTACGCGCAGACCAAGTTTCAGCTCATCGGCCGCGAGAACAGCAACGACGTCGCAGCGGGCCGGCGCAAGGCGCTGGCGTTCATCGAAGGCCGCTCGACGGCCGAGCTGATAGCGCTGGGCGAGGAGATTTACGACGAGATCATCGCCGACAAGATCTGGCCGGGCACGCGTGAGCTGGCGCAGATGCACCTCGACGCGGGCCAGCAGGTGTGGCTGGTCACCGCTACGCCCTACGAGCTGGCGGTGACCATCGCGCACCGACTCGGCCTGACCGGCGCACTCGGCACTGTGGCCCAGTCGGTCGACGGGGTGTTCACCGGCCGGCTGGTCGGCGACCTCCTGCACGGCACCGGCAAGGCCCACGCGGTGCGGTCGCTGGCGATCCGGGAGGGGCTGAACCTGCGGCGCTGCACCGCCTATTCGGACAGCTACAACGACGTGCCGATGCTGTCGCTGGTCGGCACCGCGGTCGCGATCAACCCCGACGCCCGGCTGCGCGCCCTGGCCCGCGAGCGTGGGTGGGAGATCCGCGACTTCCGGACCGCGCGCAAGGCCGCCCGTATCGGGGTGCCGTCCGCGCTGGCGCTGGGCGCGGCGGGCGGGGCCCTGGCGGCGGCCGTGTCGCGTCGCCACGAGCGCGGGTAACGCGCGAGGGGCGCACCGACCGCATCAGGCCCCGTGTCGCGTCGCCACGAGCGCGGGTAACGCGCGAGGGGCGCGGATAGCGCCCGACGGCAATTCCGCTGATAAGCTGCGCCGCTGAGCACCCATACGAGTGGAGAGCAGCGCATGTCAGTGCCCGAAGGCGCCCAAGACCTCATCGGGACGCACTACAGGTTCCCGGACTACTTCGACGTCGGTCGTGAAAAGATCCGCGAGTTCGCGCGGTCGGTCAAGGACGACCACCCGATGCACTTCGACGAAGCTGCCGCCGCCGAGGCCGGCTACCCGGCGCTGGTGGCGTCGCTGACATTTCTGGCGGTCGCCGGGCGGCGCGTGCAACTGGACGTCTTCACCAAGTTCGACATCCCGATCAACCTCGCCCGCGTGCTGCACCGCGACCAGAAGT includes these proteins:
- a CDS encoding glutamyl-tRNA reductase; its protein translation is MSVLLFGVSHRSAPVSVLEQLSTDESDQIKIIDRVLQSPLVTEAMVLSTCNRVEVYAVVDAFHGGLSVIGQVLSEHSGMSLGDLTKYAYVRYSEAAVEHLFAVASGLDSAVLGERQVLGQVRRAYATAEANRTVGRVLHELAQRALAVGKRVHSETAIDAAGASVVSVALGMADSKLVGLNGKTAAVIGAGAMGALAAAHLTRAGVEHVHVVNRSLPRAQRLARKVREAGAQAEAWALDRLPAALADADVVVSCTGAVRPVVSLADVHHALAAARRDETTQPLVICDLGMPRDVDPAVAGLPGVWVVDMDRIQREPSARAAAADAEAARHIVAAEVATYLAGQRMAEVTPTVTALRQRAADVVEAELLRLENRLPGLDTDQRDEVARTVRRVVDKLLHAPTVRIKQLASAPGGDSYAEALRELFELDQTAVDAVATAGELPTVTTDSGE
- a CDS encoding glutaredoxin family protein, whose translation is MQLLTRDGCSICERAYSQLAALAAELGFDLSATDVDAAAAAGNPALRAEFGDRLPVVLLDGREHSYWEVDEERLRADLAAR
- a CDS encoding HAD family hydrolase, coding for MAFADSGHEQPGRFDLQALASNASAERALDGLHEDDAPGPEQPPVDLTAAAFFDVDNTLVQGSSLVHFGRGLAARKYFTYRDVLGFIYAQTKFQLIGRENSNDVAAGRRKALAFIEGRSTAELIALGEEIYDEIIADKIWPGTRELAQMHLDAGQQVWLVTATPYELAVTIAHRLGLTGALGTVAQSVDGVFTGRLVGDLLHGTGKAHAVRSLAIREGLNLRRCTAYSDSYNDVPMLSLVGTAVAINPDARLRALARERGWEIRDFRTARKAARIGVPSALALGAAGGALAAAVSRRHERG
- a CDS encoding FAS1-like dehydratase domain-containing protein, giving the protein MSVPEGAQDLIGTHYRFPDYFDVGREKIREFARSVKDDHPMHFDEAAAAEAGYPALVASLTFLAVAGRRVQLDVFTKFDIPINLARVLHRDQKFIYHRPILAGDRLFFDTYLDSVIESHSTVIAEIRSEVTDADGNPVITSIVTMLGESTHPDADAEATIAAIASIRGGDKVVAANQSGGQDQ